In Amycolatopsis coloradensis, one genomic interval encodes:
- the rpsT gene encoding 30S ribosomal protein S20 has product MANIKSQIKRITTNEKARQRNQAIRSSVKTAIRKFREAADAGDKAKALELQKDAAKKLDKAVTKGVLHANQAANKKSALAKRANSL; this is encoded by the coding sequence GTGGCCAACATCAAGTCGCAGATCAAGCGCATCACCACCAACGAGAAGGCGCGTCAGCGCAACCAGGCGATCCGGTCCTCGGTGAAGACCGCGATCCGCAAGTTCCGCGAGGCCGCCGACGCCGGCGACAAGGCCAAGGCCCTGGAGCTGCAGAAGGACGCGGCCAAGAAGCTGGACAAGGCCGTGACCAAGGGCGTTCTCCACGCCAACCAGGCCGCCAACAAGAAGTCCGCGCTGGCGAAGCGCGCGAACTCTCTCTGA
- a CDS encoding EamA family transporter, with product MNATALSFVVIAAVIHAGWNLAAKRIRRGGARFVWAYYSLSAILLVPVMAVSLAVEPQRPQWTWLLAAVVTAVFHVTYGIVLQRGYAVGDLSVVYPVARGTGPLISVLAAVVLLGERPGVLGLVGAFLVVAGVLVIGTGRASAHADAADRVARRKGLVYGLLTGLTIAAYTLWDAHSVTGLAVPPIVYFGTGAIVQSLLMTPYALRDREEISWLWREHKREVFVVGVLSPAAYLLVLYALQIAPVSLVAPARELSIVLGGLAAWLVLGEANAVRRLAGSVVVLAGITAIAMA from the coding sequence GTGAACGCCACCGCCCTGTCCTTCGTCGTCATCGCCGCAGTCATCCACGCGGGCTGGAACCTCGCGGCCAAGCGGATCCGTCGTGGCGGAGCCCGGTTCGTCTGGGCTTACTACAGCCTCTCCGCGATCCTGCTCGTCCCCGTCATGGCCGTCTCGCTGGCCGTGGAGCCGCAACGTCCACAGTGGACCTGGCTGCTCGCCGCGGTGGTCACGGCGGTGTTCCACGTCACCTACGGGATCGTCCTCCAGCGGGGCTACGCCGTCGGCGACCTTTCCGTCGTCTATCCCGTCGCCCGCGGTACCGGGCCGCTGATCTCGGTGCTCGCGGCCGTCGTACTGCTCGGCGAGCGGCCGGGGGTGCTCGGCCTGGTGGGCGCGTTCCTCGTGGTCGCCGGAGTGCTGGTGATCGGGACCGGCCGGGCATCGGCGCATGCCGACGCCGCCGATCGTGTCGCTCGCCGCAAAGGCCTGGTCTACGGACTGCTGACCGGGCTCACGATCGCCGCCTACACACTTTGGGACGCCCATTCGGTCACGGGCCTCGCGGTCCCGCCGATCGTCTACTTCGGAACCGGCGCGATCGTGCAGAGCCTCCTCATGACGCCGTACGCGCTGAGGGACCGCGAAGAGATCTCGTGGCTCTGGCGCGAACACAAGCGTGAGGTGTTCGTCGTCGGTGTGCTCTCGCCGGCCGCCTACCTGCTGGTGCTCTACGCCCTCCAGATCGCTCCGGTGAGCCTCGTCGCACCGGCGAGGGAGCTGAGCATCGTCCTGGGTGGCCTCGCCGCCTGGCTGGTCCTGGGGGAGGCGAACGCCGTCCGCAGGCTGGCCGGGTCGGTGGTGGTGCTGGCGGGGATCACCGCGATTGCGATGGCCTGA
- a CDS encoding DegV family protein, whose product MSVAVVTDSTAHLPEGFAERNGIRVVPLHVLVDGVVFLDGVEMGPAALAEALGKRSLVTTSRPTPAEFVKEFRAALADGADAVVSVHLSRELSGTWEAAVLAAQEVGPDKVRVVDSRSTAMGLGFAALCAASAAADGAEPAEVEAAAVDAVGRSETLFAVETLEYLRRGGRIGPAAALLGTALAVKPVLHMSEGRIQPLEKVRTMNRAVARLVELAVKAAEGGLADIAVHHLASPERAVELANRLEESINCPDGCVVSEIGAVIGAHTGPGVLGVVIQRAG is encoded by the coding sequence GTGTCGGTCGCCGTAGTCACGGATTCCACCGCCCACCTGCCGGAAGGCTTCGCCGAACGGAACGGGATCCGGGTGGTCCCGCTGCACGTCCTCGTGGACGGTGTCGTTTTCCTCGACGGCGTCGAAATGGGCCCCGCCGCTCTGGCCGAGGCACTCGGCAAACGCAGCCTGGTGACGACGTCCCGGCCGACGCCCGCCGAATTCGTCAAGGAGTTCCGGGCGGCGCTGGCCGACGGGGCGGACGCCGTCGTGTCGGTGCACCTGTCCCGGGAGTTGTCCGGGACCTGGGAGGCCGCGGTGCTCGCGGCCCAGGAGGTCGGGCCGGACAAGGTGCGCGTGGTCGATTCGCGCAGCACGGCGATGGGACTCGGCTTCGCCGCCCTGTGCGCGGCGAGTGCCGCCGCGGACGGGGCGGAACCCGCCGAGGTGGAGGCCGCCGCGGTCGACGCGGTGGGCCGCTCGGAGACCTTGTTCGCCGTCGAAACCCTCGAATACCTGCGCCGCGGCGGGCGGATCGGCCCGGCGGCCGCCCTGCTCGGCACGGCGCTCGCGGTGAAACCCGTGCTTCACATGTCCGAAGGCCGGATCCAGCCCTTGGAGAAAGTGCGGACGATGAATCGCGCGGTGGCGCGGCTGGTCGAACTCGCCGTGAAAGCGGCCGAAGGCGGGCTCGCCGACATCGCCGTCCACCATCTCGCTTCGCCCGAGCGCGCCGTCGAACTGGCCAACCGGCTCGAGGAATCCATCAACTGCCCGGACGGGTGCGTGGTCTCGGAGATCGGCGCCGTCATCGGGGCCCACACCGGCCCCGGCGTGCTCGGCGTCGTGATCCAGCGAGCGGGCTGA
- the octT gene encoding diglucosylglycerate octanoyltransferase, with translation MAPRLLVFGDSLSFHGPDGPLAADDARLWPNIAADALGGGSVDLVAGFGWTARDAWWSLIGDPRVWADLHHADAVVLAVGSMDTLPSPLPTYLRTGLRYLRPDPLRRVVRKAYLAAQPRLAIALRGRPVVLPSKLTVQYLDTAVGALRTLRPELPVFGMLPSVHRSDSYGRVHTARAGAAAAIAAWGRRADVPLLDLGAVVGDHVLSGRGNPDGMHWGWEGHAAVGAEMARLMAPVLRSAAT, from the coding sequence ATGGCCCCGCGCCTGCTGGTGTTCGGCGATTCCCTCAGTTTCCACGGCCCCGACGGCCCGCTCGCCGCCGACGACGCGCGCCTGTGGCCGAATATCGCCGCCGACGCGCTCGGCGGCGGGAGCGTGGACCTCGTCGCCGGGTTCGGCTGGACCGCCCGTGACGCCTGGTGGTCGTTGATCGGTGATCCGCGTGTCTGGGCCGATCTCCATCACGCCGACGCCGTCGTACTGGCCGTCGGGAGCATGGATACCCTGCCCTCGCCGCTTCCCACCTACCTTCGCACCGGCCTCCGCTACCTTCGGCCCGACCCGCTGCGGCGCGTGGTACGCAAGGCGTATCTGGCCGCTCAGCCGCGGCTCGCGATCGCCCTCCGAGGACGTCCGGTGGTCCTGCCGTCGAAGCTCACCGTCCAGTATCTCGACACCGCTGTCGGAGCTTTGCGCACGCTGCGACCGGAGCTTCCGGTCTTCGGCATGCTGCCCTCCGTGCATCGATCCGACTCGTACGGCCGCGTCCACACCGCCCGCGCCGGTGCCGCCGCGGCCATCGCCGCCTGGGGCCGGCGCGCGGACGTCCCGCTGCTGGATCTCGGAGCCGTCGTCGGCGACCACGTGCTGAGCGGGCGGGGCAATCCGGACGGGATGCACTGGGGGTGGGAGGGACATGCCGCCGTCGGCGCGGAAATGGCCCGCCTGATGGCCCCGGTGCTCCGCTCCGCGGCAACGTAG
- a CDS encoding VOC family protein, which produces MDVLSSRVLIHPKDLDVSTAFYRDTLGLAIDKEFPGGTVFFAGNGSIEIVGTGKTGPTPDVALWLQVRDLPAALEELAEKGLEPVRGARREPWGLDEAWIADPDGTRIVLVEVPREHPLRTDPR; this is translated from the coding sequence ATGGACGTGCTGAGCAGCAGGGTGCTGATCCACCCGAAGGACCTCGACGTGTCGACGGCGTTCTATCGGGACACCCTGGGCCTGGCCATCGACAAGGAGTTCCCCGGCGGGACGGTGTTCTTCGCCGGGAACGGGTCGATCGAGATCGTCGGCACCGGGAAAACCGGCCCGACCCCGGACGTCGCGTTGTGGCTCCAAGTACGGGATCTGCCCGCGGCGCTCGAGGAACTCGCGGAGAAGGGTTTGGAGCCTGTCCGCGGGGCGCGGCGTGAACCCTGGGGTCTGGACGAAGCGTGGATCGCCGACCCGGACGGCACCAGGATCGTGCTGGTCGAGGTGCCGCGTGAGCACCCGTTGCGCACTGATCCGCGCTAG
- a CDS encoding class I SAM-dependent methyltransferase, giving the protein MSTSLSRILDRTFGHPRGLLGRFGGRAMEHGNAATELRVVELASIESGETALVVGPGPGVGLQATAERAGRAIGVDPSPEMLTRSRRRCGDEVELRHGTADSTGQPGESVDVVLSVNNVQLWEDRAAGFAELFRVLRPGGRLLLSAHEKWLPVSRHELADEVTAAGFTDLQTWTWEPPGFGASLAAQLRAIKPPA; this is encoded by the coding sequence ATGAGCACTTCACTGTCCCGGATACTCGACCGAACGTTCGGCCATCCCCGGGGACTGCTCGGCCGGTTCGGCGGCCGAGCGATGGAGCACGGCAACGCCGCCACCGAACTTCGCGTCGTCGAGCTGGCGTCGATCGAGTCGGGCGAAACCGCCCTGGTCGTGGGCCCTGGCCCGGGCGTCGGGCTCCAGGCCACGGCCGAACGCGCGGGCCGCGCGATCGGCGTCGACCCCTCCCCGGAGATGCTCACCCGCTCGCGCCGCCGCTGTGGCGACGAGGTGGAGCTGCGCCACGGCACCGCGGACTCGACAGGTCAGCCGGGCGAGAGCGTCGACGTGGTCCTGAGCGTCAACAACGTGCAGTTGTGGGAAGACCGGGCGGCCGGGTTCGCCGAATTGTTCCGCGTCTTGCGGCCCGGCGGGCGGCTACTGCTGTCGGCGCACGAGAAGTGGCTGCCGGTGTCCCGGCACGAGCTGGCCGACGAAGTGACCGCCGCCGGCTTCACCGACCTGCAGACCTGGACCTGGGAACCGCCGGGTTTCGGTGCCTCGCTCGCCGCTCAGCTGCGCGCGATCAAGCCGCCGGCCTAG
- a CDS encoding ComEA family DNA-binding protein, whose translation MFDQTARPSGPSVNARLAWLAAQLSSPTQGPPAGRLVRRWVPTRFTADGIPVNRRWFVVVAVLIAVAVIVTGAIALFGHRPGAETPPPLPSAKAAGDVPAAAGKAPLVVSVVGRVLKPGLVTVPPGARVADALTAAGGAQPGTDLTGVNLARRLTDGEQVGVGVPVPAAAGTAAPPGKLDLNSATAEQLDTLPGVGEVMAKRIVDWRSGHGGFTSVEQLRDVEGIGESKYRKLREVVSVG comes from the coding sequence GTGTTCGACCAAACCGCCCGTCCATCGGGACCCTCCGTCAACGCCAGGCTGGCGTGGCTGGCAGCGCAGCTGTCGTCGCCCACCCAGGGCCCGCCCGCGGGCAGGCTCGTACGCCGCTGGGTGCCCACCCGGTTCACGGCGGACGGGATCCCGGTGAACCGGCGGTGGTTCGTCGTGGTGGCCGTGCTGATCGCGGTGGCCGTGATCGTGACCGGCGCGATCGCCTTGTTCGGACACCGGCCGGGGGCGGAGACCCCGCCTCCCCTGCCGTCGGCGAAGGCCGCCGGAGACGTCCCCGCCGCGGCGGGGAAGGCGCCTCTGGTGGTCAGCGTCGTCGGCCGGGTCCTCAAACCCGGCCTGGTCACGGTCCCTCCGGGCGCACGGGTCGCCGATGCCCTCACGGCGGCCGGTGGGGCACAGCCCGGAACGGATCTGACCGGAGTGAATCTGGCCCGGCGGCTCACCGACGGCGAGCAGGTGGGCGTCGGCGTCCCCGTTCCGGCCGCGGCCGGAACGGCGGCACCGCCGGGGAAGCTCGACCTGAACTCGGCCACGGCCGAGCAACTCGACACCCTGCCCGGGGTCGGCGAGGTGATGGCGAAACGCATCGTCGACTGGCGGTCCGGGCACGGCGGGTTCACCAGCGTCGAGCAACTCCGTGACGTAGAAGGGATCGGCGAATCCAAATATCGAAAGCTCCGGGAAGTGGTGTCCGTCGGATGA
- the thrC gene encoding threonine synthase translates to MTATLGTTSTTKTPDLGPAVELVSKEEGHRQPLAPEFVSAEDFSPLEVAYDFGRVRREDIEAGPKNIWRYKKLLPVPSNVEEIPNTEPGATRLIQADRLAKALGVKKVWVKDDTGNPTHSFKDRVVAVALAAAREFGFDVLACPSTGNLANAVAAAAARAGWRSVVLIPKTLERAKILTTAVYDGDLIAVDGNYDDVNRLATQLAAEQESWAFVNVNVRPYYSEGSKTLAFEVAEQLGWRLPSQIVVPIASGSQLTKVDKGFREFGQLGLVDETPYKVFGAQATGCSPVSAAFRAGHDVVQPVKPDTIARSLAIGNPADGPYVLDVVNRTGGAIEDVTDEEVVEGIRLLARTEGIFTETAGGVTVATAKKLIETGKLNPDEEIVLLITGDGLKTLDAVEDKIGPKATVSASADAVREALGI, encoded by the coding sequence ATGACCGCAACCCTCGGCACGACCTCCACCACCAAGACCCCGGATCTCGGACCGGCCGTCGAACTGGTGTCGAAGGAAGAGGGACACCGGCAGCCGCTCGCTCCCGAATTCGTTTCCGCCGAGGATTTCTCGCCGCTCGAAGTCGCCTACGACTTCGGCCGCGTGCGCCGCGAGGACATCGAAGCCGGACCGAAGAACATCTGGCGCTACAAGAAACTCCTTCCCGTTCCCTCGAACGTCGAAGAGATCCCCAACACCGAACCCGGCGCCACCCGGCTCATCCAGGCCGACAGGCTCGCGAAAGCCTTGGGTGTCAAGAAGGTCTGGGTCAAGGACGACACCGGCAACCCCACCCACTCCTTCAAGGACCGCGTGGTCGCCGTCGCTTTGGCGGCCGCGCGCGAGTTCGGGTTCGATGTGCTCGCCTGTCCCTCGACCGGCAACCTGGCCAACGCCGTGGCCGCCGCGGCGGCCCGTGCCGGCTGGCGATCGGTCGTGCTGATCCCGAAGACCCTGGAACGCGCCAAGATCCTCACCACCGCCGTGTACGACGGTGACTTGATCGCGGTCGACGGCAACTACGACGACGTGAACCGGCTCGCCACCCAGCTCGCCGCCGAGCAGGAGAGCTGGGCGTTCGTCAACGTGAACGTCCGGCCCTACTACTCGGAAGGCTCCAAGACGCTGGCCTTCGAGGTCGCCGAACAGCTCGGCTGGCGGCTTCCCTCCCAGATCGTGGTGCCGATCGCCTCCGGTTCCCAGCTCACCAAGGTGGACAAGGGTTTCCGCGAGTTCGGGCAGCTCGGCCTCGTCGACGAGACGCCGTACAAGGTGTTCGGCGCGCAGGCCACCGGCTGCTCCCCCGTCTCGGCGGCCTTCCGCGCGGGGCACGACGTCGTCCAACCGGTCAAGCCGGACACGATCGCCCGGTCGCTGGCGATCGGGAATCCGGCCGACGGCCCCTACGTCCTCGATGTGGTCAACCGCACCGGTGGCGCGATCGAAGACGTCACCGACGAAGAGGTCGTCGAGGGCATCCGGCTGCTCGCCCGCACCGAAGGCATCTTCACCGAGACCGCCGGCGGCGTCACCGTGGCGACGGCCAAGAAGCTCATCGAGACCGGCAAGCTCAACCCGGACGAGGAGATCGTCCTGCTGATCACCGGTGACGGCCTCAAGACCCTCGACGCCGTCGAGGACAAGATCGGCCCCAAGGCCACCGTCAGCGCCTCGGCCGACGCGGTGCGCGAGGCTCTGGGCATCTGA
- the rsfS gene encoding ribosome silencing factor has product MTATSEARELAVAAAHAAADKKASDVVVLDVSDQLVITDAFVIASAPNERQVGAIVDNVEEQLRLGGHKPVRREGAREGRWVLLDYVDVVIHVQHQEERSFYGLERLWKDCPRIEVAGLETPAEEDPADAQGAS; this is encoded by the coding sequence GTGACAGCCACGTCCGAGGCACGAGAGCTGGCCGTAGCGGCCGCCCATGCGGCGGCGGACAAGAAGGCGAGCGACGTGGTCGTGCTGGACGTGTCCGACCAGCTGGTGATCACCGACGCCTTCGTCATCGCCTCCGCGCCCAACGAGCGCCAGGTCGGCGCCATCGTCGACAACGTCGAGGAGCAGCTCCGGCTCGGCGGGCACAAGCCCGTCCGCCGTGAGGGCGCCCGTGAGGGCCGCTGGGTCCTGCTGGACTACGTCGACGTCGTCATCCACGTCCAGCACCAGGAGGAACGCTCCTTCTACGGTCTCGAGCGGCTCTGGAAGGACTGCCCGCGGATCGAGGTCGCCGGTCTGGAGACACCCGCCGAGGAGGACCCCGCCGACGCGCAAGGCGCCTCGTGA
- the holA gene encoding DNA polymerase III subunit delta, whose protein sequence is MTTQASTPSPLVLVLGEEELLIERAVRSASDAAKAADPTADLTRIRVSDLTVPALAEMVSPSLFAEGRVIVLESAHDISQELADGVMAYVKAPADGIVLVVVHSGGGRSKAAKGLPAALKKAGAEVVECPKLTKPAERESFVRNEVRRVGGKIDGAAVLALIDAVGSDLRELSSAATQLVADAGGTVDEQAVRRYHRGRADVNGFAVAEKAVAGDKAAALESLRWAMQLGVPHVLVADALADAVRTIARVSGAGRGNPNQMAGELGMPPWKVRKAQGQARGWGQGGLATAMRVVARLNAEVKGVAANPEYALERAVLEVVAAHGASR, encoded by the coding sequence GTGACGACGCAAGCTTCCACCCCATCGCCGCTGGTCCTGGTTCTCGGTGAGGAAGAGCTGCTGATCGAACGCGCGGTCCGCAGCGCCTCGGACGCGGCCAAAGCGGCCGATCCGACGGCGGATCTCACCCGGATCCGGGTGTCGGACCTCACAGTCCCGGCCCTCGCGGAGATGGTCAGCCCCTCCCTGTTCGCCGAAGGCCGGGTGATCGTCCTCGAGTCCGCGCACGACATTTCGCAGGAGCTAGCCGACGGGGTGATGGCCTACGTCAAGGCCCCCGCCGACGGCATCGTGCTCGTCGTCGTGCACAGCGGAGGTGGTCGGAGCAAGGCCGCGAAGGGGCTCCCCGCCGCACTGAAGAAGGCCGGTGCGGAGGTTGTCGAGTGCCCGAAGCTGACCAAGCCCGCTGAGCGGGAATCCTTTGTCCGCAACGAGGTCCGCCGGGTCGGCGGGAAGATCGACGGTGCTGCCGTACTCGCGCTGATCGACGCGGTCGGCTCGGATCTGCGTGAACTGTCGTCGGCGGCGACCCAGCTGGTCGCGGACGCCGGCGGAACGGTCGACGAGCAGGCGGTCCGGCGCTACCACCGGGGCCGTGCGGACGTGAACGGGTTCGCCGTCGCGGAGAAGGCCGTCGCCGGCGACAAGGCGGCGGCGCTGGAGTCGCTGCGCTGGGCGATGCAGCTGGGCGTACCGCATGTGCTGGTCGCGGACGCCCTCGCCGACGCCGTCCGGACGATCGCGCGGGTGTCCGGTGCCGGTCGCGGGAACCCGAACCAGATGGCGGGTGAGCTGGGGATGCCGCCGTGGAAGGTGCGCAAGGCCCAGGGGCAGGCCCGCGGCTGGGGCCAGGGTGGGCTCGCCACCGCGATGCGGGTGGTCGCCCGGCTCAACGCCGAGGTCAAAGGGGTCGCGGCCAACCCGGAGTACGCGCTGGAGCGCGCCGTCCTGGAGGTCGTCGCCGCCCACGGCGCAAGCCGCTGA
- a CDS encoding histidine phosphatase family protein, with translation MSPRRLVLWRHGETDYNAAGRMQGHLDSALTPVGWNQARFAVPALARFSPDLVIASDLRRATDTATVLTEAIGVPLRIDKRLRETHLGEWQGFTGQQVDETYPGERARWRVDATWAPPGGESRVDVAERALEVVADLDQPNSGAGDAVLLATHGGLIIALTAKLLGLPVASWPSLGGIANCHWVELTRRDGNWRLAAYNAGITG, from the coding sequence GTGAGCCCGCGGCGGCTAGTGCTCTGGCGCCACGGCGAGACCGACTACAACGCGGCGGGCCGGATGCAGGGGCATCTGGACTCCGCGCTGACCCCGGTCGGCTGGAACCAGGCCAGGTTCGCCGTGCCCGCGCTCGCCCGGTTCTCTCCGGATCTGGTGATCGCCTCGGATCTGCGCCGCGCCACCGACACGGCCACTGTGCTCACCGAGGCCATCGGCGTCCCGCTGCGGATCGACAAGCGTCTCAGGGAAACCCATCTGGGTGAATGGCAGGGCTTCACCGGCCAGCAGGTCGACGAGACGTACCCCGGGGAACGCGCACGCTGGCGCGTCGACGCGACCTGGGCACCACCCGGCGGTGAGTCGCGGGTCGACGTCGCCGAACGGGCGTTGGAGGTCGTCGCGGACCTGGACCAGCCCAATTCCGGCGCGGGCGACGCGGTACTGCTGGCCACGCATGGCGGCCTGATCATCGCGCTGACCGCGAAACTGCTCGGCCTGCCGGTCGCCTCCTGGCCGTCGCTGGGCGGGATCGCGAACTGTCACTGGGTCGAGCTGACCAGACGCGACGGCAACTGGCGGCTGGCCGCCTACAACGCGGGCATCACCGGCTGA
- a CDS encoding ComEC/Rec2 family competence protein: MNPSADPSEVDTASWRGQDLRLIPAAMTAWLGTLSGLLGGWWITMLCGAAAVVLAIAAGVRARRTASRWVAGLGALAVLGVLTAGPVALRIRAAEHDDLRAAAARGSDVTTRVVVTERPRPVRGAGYADRRAGTRLVVIAATVDTAVTGERVVDSAGRILLLAPAEGWTTLLPGQQVTASGRLAPSKGAELTVAVLSVRGPPSALGPAPWWQRAAESLRAGLRELCAVLPEEQAGLVPGLVVGDTSTLSPRVEREFTDSGMSHLMAVSGGNVAIVCGSILLLLRMLRVGPRTSAAAAAAGLAGFVVLAGPAPSVLRAGVMGAVGLLALALGRRGSALPALAFAVAGLVVADPAMAADFGFALSVLATAGLVLLAPRWAEWLVGRGVPAGYAEGLTIPLAAFVVTTPVIAGMAGSVSLVSVVTNVLAAPVVAPATVFGVLATVVGPWWPSAGRLLVRLTEPEASWLITVARHGARAPGAVMDWPDGWWGGLLAAGLLVVLLVAIRLRHARILLAVALAAGLLVFVPVRVLAPAWPPASWSAVACDVGQGDAVVLATGEQGRAVLVDTGPEPGPVDECLSRLGVDRVPLIVLSHLHADHIGGLESVFEGRSVGAVAVGPGRAPAWAWQQVADETARRGIPLLELEIGQRLDWPGLSLDVLGPRYVTGRSVREQDGTVINNGSVVLRAGTPAGRVLLTGDIELAAQADLMAEGAELRAEILKVPHHGSRYTAPDFLNAVAPRAALVSVGAGNTYGHPNKSTLDNLVAVGASVARTDTDGDTAVLADARGLALVRRGEPRGPPRT, encoded by the coding sequence ATGAACCCGTCCGCCGATCCGTCCGAAGTGGACACCGCGTCGTGGCGAGGGCAGGACTTGCGGTTGATACCGGCCGCGATGACTGCCTGGCTCGGCACTCTTTCCGGGCTGTTGGGCGGCTGGTGGATCACGATGCTCTGCGGTGCGGCCGCCGTGGTGCTCGCGATCGCCGCCGGTGTCCGTGCCCGCCGGACGGCGTCCCGGTGGGTGGCGGGCCTGGGTGCCCTGGCGGTCCTCGGCGTGCTCACCGCCGGTCCGGTGGCGCTGCGGATCCGGGCCGCCGAGCACGACGACCTCCGTGCCGCCGCCGCACGGGGGAGTGACGTCACCACGAGGGTGGTGGTCACCGAGCGGCCACGTCCGGTCCGCGGTGCCGGATACGCCGATCGCCGGGCAGGCACCCGCCTGGTGGTCATCGCCGCGACGGTGGACACCGCGGTGACGGGTGAGCGCGTGGTGGATTCGGCCGGCCGGATCCTCCTGCTCGCTCCCGCCGAGGGGTGGACGACCCTGTTGCCCGGGCAGCAGGTCACCGCCTCAGGGCGGCTCGCGCCGTCGAAGGGGGCTGAACTGACGGTCGCGGTTCTCTCGGTGCGAGGTCCGCCGTCGGCCCTCGGGCCAGCGCCTTGGTGGCAGCGAGCCGCGGAATCGCTGCGCGCCGGGCTCCGGGAGCTGTGCGCCGTCCTCCCGGAGGAGCAGGCCGGTCTCGTGCCCGGGCTGGTCGTGGGGGACACGAGCACACTGTCCCCGAGGGTCGAACGCGAGTTCACGGACTCCGGCATGTCCCACCTGATGGCCGTGAGCGGTGGGAACGTGGCGATCGTCTGCGGCTCGATCCTTCTCCTGCTGAGGATGCTCCGGGTCGGGCCGCGGACCTCCGCCGCCGCGGCCGCCGCGGGGCTCGCCGGGTTCGTGGTCCTCGCCGGGCCCGCGCCCAGCGTGCTCCGCGCCGGGGTGATGGGGGCGGTCGGGCTGCTGGCGCTGGCACTGGGGCGCCGGGGTTCGGCGTTGCCCGCGCTGGCGTTCGCGGTGGCCGGGCTCGTAGTGGCCGACCCCGCGATGGCCGCCGACTTCGGATTCGCGCTTTCGGTGCTGGCCACGGCCGGCCTGGTGCTGCTGGCGCCGAGGTGGGCGGAATGGCTGGTCGGACGCGGTGTTCCGGCAGGCTACGCCGAGGGGCTGACCATCCCGCTGGCCGCGTTCGTGGTGACGACGCCGGTCATCGCGGGCATGGCGGGATCGGTCAGTCTCGTCTCGGTGGTGACCAACGTGCTCGCCGCGCCGGTGGTCGCCCCGGCCACCGTGTTCGGTGTGCTCGCCACCGTCGTCGGCCCGTGGTGGCCGTCGGCGGGAAGGCTGCTGGTCCGCCTGACCGAACCCGAGGCGAGCTGGCTCATCACCGTGGCCCGCCACGGCGCCCGCGCACCGGGAGCGGTCATGGACTGGCCGGACGGCTGGTGGGGCGGGCTTCTGGCGGCCGGACTGCTTGTCGTCCTGCTCGTCGCCATCCGGCTGCGGCACGCCAGGATCCTCCTGGCGGTCGCGCTGGCCGCCGGGCTGCTGGTCTTCGTTCCGGTGCGAGTGCTGGCTCCGGCGTGGCCGCCGGCGTCGTGGAGTGCCGTCGCCTGCGACGTCGGGCAGGGCGATGCCGTCGTCCTCGCCACCGGCGAGCAAGGGCGGGCGGTCCTGGTCGACACCGGGCCGGAACCGGGGCCGGTCGACGAATGCCTGAGCAGGCTCGGCGTCGACCGGGTTCCGCTGATCGTGCTGAGTCATCTGCACGCCGACCACATCGGCGGCCTCGAATCCGTCTTCGAGGGCAGGTCGGTCGGGGCAGTCGCCGTCGGCCCCGGCCGGGCTCCCGCCTGGGCGTGGCAGCAGGTCGCGGACGAGACCGCGCGCCGCGGAATTCCCTTGCTGGAGCTGGAGATCGGGCAACGGCTGGACTGGCCGGGGTTGTCACTGGACGTACTGGGGCCGCGGTATGTCACCGGTCGATCGGTTCGCGAACAGGACGGCACAGTGATCAACAACGGTTCCGTCGTCCTGCGCGCCGGGACCCCGGCGGGCCGGGTGCTCCTGACGGGCGACATCGAGCTTGCCGCGCAGGCCGACCTGATGGCCGAGGGGGCAGAACTGCGTGCCGAGATCCTGAAGGTCCCGCACCACGGAAGCCGTTACACGGCACCGGATTTCCTCAACGCCGTCGCGCCGCGGGCGGCGTTGGTGAGCGTCGGCGCCGGAAACACCTACGGGCATCCGAACAAGTCCACTTTGGACAATCTGGTCGCCGTCGGCGCGTCGGTCGCCAGGACGGACACGGACGGCGACACCGCGGTCCTCGCCGACGCGCGAGGTCTCGCCCTGGTACGCCGGGGTGAGCCCCGCGGCCCGCCTCGTACTTGA